The Gossypium hirsutum isolate 1008001.06 chromosome D03, Gossypium_hirsutum_v2.1, whole genome shotgun sequence genomic interval AGATATGTGCTTTCGGCacaattttacatatatatggCAATCATAGCGAAATAGGTTTAAGATGTGATCAACCTTCATCAACATTGATGCAGGTGTAGGGTTTCTTTTTTTTGCTTTCCTAATTTCCATTTGGACAAATCAAAATCGGACAAGTTGAATGTTCTACCCTGACAAAGTTTTGATGCAGTACGTAACCCATAAATTAGTAACACTACTATCAACTATCTCACACACGACAAAACCTTATCACGTGCATCCAAGTCATATCAGCATAATTGTGAAATTTCcccctaaaattttacctaaatcttAAAACtccaataaaatattaaaactcaaATTTGGCTTAATCTGATTTgttcgtattaatttttttattaatttttatgaaattttttaaaaatataaatatatcaaaaatgttgaaataaatatttctcaataaatttaaaataaattaaaataatatgtatatataacactaagataggtgtaatttaacaagtaaattcttttaaaataataataaaattaacaataaaataaaatagtgaaaaaacaATAAGAAGAtagcaataaaaaatataaaaataatattttatttttgtatattcggATAAGGTGGGCTTAAACAAAAAAAGTCTTACTCGAGATTTGACCTATTTTTtacataaactttatttttttatttgaactcatttttcaaatttatatttttatttaatccctTTTACTTGTAACCATGAACTGGTCTAATTACGACTTTTAAGGTTGATTTTTGAGTCAATAATTtgatatgaaaaattttaatcatGTGATACAActtcaaattatttcaaaaaatatatataatatgaatataAAAAAGATAAAGCACATAAATTAtcactaaaaacaaaatttacttTGACAGAAATGCCCTTAAAACAGCCTATTAACCCTAATATAAAACCCTGCCTTGTCTTTCTCAAAACTCTGCAGTCTCTCACAAAACCCTAAGCCCTGCCTTTCCCTTCCTCAATCATCCAATGACGGAGCTGAAACTCTCCGAGAGCCGAGACCTGACCCGAATCGAACGCATTGGGGCTCATTCCCACATACGGGGCCTAGGCCTGGACTCCTCTCTGGAGCCCCGTGACGTCTCGGAAGGAATGGTGGGCCAAGCACAAGCTCGTAAAGCCGCCGGTGTCATCCTCCAAATGATCAAAGACGGTAAAATTGCTGGCCGTGCTATCTTATTAGCGGGACAACCTGGAACTGGCAAAACTGCCATTGCCATGGGCATGGCGAAATCTCTTGGCCTTGAAACCCCTTTCTCGATGCTCTCTGGCAGCGAAATCTTCTCCCTTGAGATGTCGAAAACCGAAGCTTTAATGCAAGCGTTTCGAAAGTCCATCGGAGTAAGAATCAAAGAAGAAACTGAAATAATCGAAGGCGAAGTCGTTGAAATCCAGATTGACCGGCCGGCAGTTTCTGGGGCGGCTTCAAAAACTGGGAAATTAACGCTTAAAACGACGGATATGGAGACCGTTTACGATTTGGGGGCGAAGATGATCGAGGCATTAGGGAAAGAGAAAGTGCAGAGTGGAGATGTGATAGCTATTGATAAAGCTTCAGGAAAAATAACGAAGCTTGGAAGGTCATTTTCAAGGTCGAGGGATTACGATGCTATGGGTCCGCAAACAAAGTTCGTGCAATGTCCAGACGGAGAGttgcagaaaagaaaagaagtcgTCCATTCTGTTACGCTTCATGAGATCGATGTTATTAACAGCAGGTAAATTCGAGCTTATCTTTGGCAAAAATGTGTACCCTTTTCCTGATTTGCGGCTTTGTTGCTGTATTTAATATGATTTCTGGAgtcttttttaactttttctgtAACTAGAATGCGAAGTGGTTCTTCCATTGTTTATCTGTTATTGTTCTGAAATTAGCGTAGAGCTGTTATGAGCTGTTTTGCTTCTGAAGTAAAATATACATAGGTTAACAAAAACTATGCCTGGATGGAGAAACCTGTAACATTTTGGAAGAATTAACCAGTTAGGTGATTTGATTTACATGTTTAAAGCAATCTAGTGATGATTCTATTCTGAAATTGGATGCTGCATGTTAAGAGCTCTGGGTAGGGATGAAGAAGGTTAAACACAATTAGCTTGTAAATAGATGATTCTTCACAATGGCTGTGGGTAGCTTCTTCCAACGTTTATGCCTTATGGACTCAACATATGTAGCGTTCCTTTATACCATCTCTATATATCTTGTGTCATGTTGTTCAAGCAAATGTGATGGTACCATTGGTTTGTGATTATTAGGGAAGAATTTGTGCATGGCAGTTGTCTGGTATGAACATCATAACTTGTTGAAATTTATCTCCCTAGCGTAAAATTTATCCCTAGAAAACATTACTGTGAGGTCAATGTATGTATATCCGGTGCAACTTTTCTTTAGGTAGCATCTTTGTTAGTCTGCCTTATAGGATAATAGACTTAGAGAagttttatgttgttttaaaatagaaaatcatCTATTTTTAGTCATCATCTCATGTTTCATTATGTTTGAGTTCAGAACCCAGGGATTTCTAGCTCTTTTCACTGGGGATACTGGTGAAATCCGTGCTGAGGTGAGAGAACAAATTGACACGAAGGTGGCAGAGTGGAGGGAGGAAGGGAAGGCTGAAATCGTGCCTGGTGTTCTCTTTATCGATGAGGTGCACATGCTTGATATCGAGTGCTTTTCTTTCCTGAACCGTGCTCTTGAGAATGAGATGGCCCCGATATTAGTCGTTGCTACAAATAGAGGAATAACTTCAATCCGTGGCACAAATTACAAATCCCCTCATGGAATTCCAATTGATCTTCTTGATAGACTACTAATCATCACTACTCAGCCTTATTCTGAGGATGAAATTCGTAAGATTCTAGACATCAGGTGCCAAGAGGAAGATGTAGAGATGTCTGAAGATGCAAAACAACTGTTGACCAAAATTGGGCACGAGACCTCCTTGAGATATGCTATCCATCTGATCACGGCTTCTGCATTGAATTGCCGGAAGCGAAAGGGGATGGTTGTGGAAGTGCAGGACATCACTCGTGTTTACAGTCTATTTCTGGATGTAAGGAGATCAACGCAGTACTTGATGGAGTACCAAAAAGAATACATGTTCAATGAAGCATCAATTGTTGATGGTGGGGATGCTGATGCCATACATGATTGATAGTTCCTTGACTTATGGTTATCCCATGGCGCTACTGCAACTATTATTTGGTAGTTTCACAGTGAATTTTTATGCCATACCGGGTCTTAATCCCGTGGTAGTATCTGTAAATGAAAGTGTTGGATTTACGTCCGGatgaatttttgaattaaaacaaAACTGAACTTCCGTTTTCAATTGTCCTTCAAAGATTAATACCATTGCCTGTGGTCAGGATCAGGATGCTCTGAAAGTTAAGCATGTCAAGTTATAGGTTTTCTACCACGTCTCAGATACTTGTCACACTGTTCTTTGCTATGACTATATCTTGTATGCATGGCAGACACAAGCCTTAAAAGAATCGCATAGAAGCATAATAACAGGAAACATATGAGCAATTCAAGCACTATTTGGCAAACAAATATTTGACTGTGGGGATCAATTGAATGTAATCTAAAACTCCAGCCGTGCGTATGTTTTAGTGACAGTTACAAGGACATCGTTGGTTGAGACTCGCACAAAATTAAGTTGATCTAACTAAATTTCAtaccattatttatttatctacttcttaaaccaaaataattataatttacgagtattataatctttattatttattatattactgtatttattattttaaatacttttttataataaaattttaacatatttgatttaataaattttataataaattttatgacacTTATAAACAAGAACCCttattctattaaaatatttttagtaaatgattttgtataacaataaataaaaattaagttttatattaaattattttatatttattagataaaaaatTACTTCATATTGAGCTATTATGTTTCCATCAACCAATAAagtaaaaagaatatatatatattactttttgttttaaatagcaaatttaattatttatataataagtaactttatattttatataaaaaaatttatagataatacatttatataatttagtatattataattatattaattatacgaactattatgattaatttattaattattaaaaaatagaataggGAAGAATTTAATTTACACTATATCAATTTTTATAGTTTGTGCAAatgatttaataacaaatatgaatatttcgtgaggaatatatttttaatgattaaaaCAATTACTTATTGTTTTAAATAATACGATCCGATCTCATTGATTTCGAGTCGTATTTGCGTTGCCCGATCGTTGACAAGAAAGTATCGTTTCAATTAGCAAGTTGTTTATAGTTGGGTAAGTATAGGGAAATATCAATGAAAGTTAGGTTTAAAATTGGTTAAGTGTTGAAAATAGGTTCAACTAACAAGGAATTAAAAGAAAGTTGATAGTTTTTGGATGGAATGGAAAGAAATGGTTCTCAAGTGGCAAGAGCGAACCAAAATTAAGAAATGCTGACCCGGGACTTATATGGCTTAAGTGGTTTTGGATAGATGAGATAAAACATCGACCcactacttagggagataggaaccttagtatgaaggtttgaacgccacactattgaTAGTGGTAAGTTCAGATTAAAAGAAAGaacaggttgacgccactagctttgtagataagccaacaagtcttcaaacgaaatttgagagaaacaATTCTCACAAAAtgatataattatattcaataaaatgtcaaaagtccctttacaaagtCTGATTccacctatttatagtgctagaatAGAGTAGCTGAATAGTCACAAGGATTCATCTTAATGTGCTaattaaaaactgaaataaaGTTCAAGTCTCTTGACATTCTTGAACCAAAAAACTCCATCATTAAACtcacttcaattcagctgaatgaatGTTCTTGAATGCTTGAAAGATGACTCTTGAATTGTCCCTTGGCTAGCCAAATAGACACCAGCTCCTTAATGGTGTTTTGAATGCTTGATTTAATCTTTTGAAAGAGCAAAAACAGCTGGTAGATGAAAGGGTTGTTGCCGAATTTTAAAAGGTGttataatgctatttaaaactccttaaatgatgtataaaacCTCCTTTGTAATAGCTCCTTTTGTATCCAAAAAACACTTGAAAAGTCACTTCAATTAAGTTGTAACAGCCTTGAAATGTAACGGTTGTAAGCTGAAGAgacacctgcaataaacacattaaaatgaacttattaaacatatttaaacactaattaaacatatcaaaaataaattcttaacttaaataaatgagctaaacatatgcatcaattattccagcaactagttaattaaataagcaaaaataaataaacttaaactcatgcatcaataaataatcctagtaactagattaattaaaagcaacacttattaattaaactaagatgagttgaataaatgtcctgcaactcatttattaaactaagatgcttaaatgcatggtttgaaatgcaaactaaatgaacaaatgaattacttaatgcaagacttaatttaatgatgcagacttaaactaaaatgggagttacataatgcatgtcattatTTATGATGCATACTTAACTAGCATggaagttacataatgcataactttattaaatgcagaacacacaAAGTGcaagtctaaaattaaaaatatgcaaacttattaatttaaataaaactatattgAATTAAAAAGTCCTTAAAAACATTGGTCTAATAATCAATTAGGACTAAGAGAtgtttcatcttgcacttgggccctTCAAGTTTATGTCAATTCTGATGTCGGCGAGTTGTGTcaaaacatgatgcgaccggattcgcatcatgaaatataataaatatgacaaaaatactttaattatgagttaaaattttttattataatatttgaatcgTTAAATACGTTAGTATATTTAATTAtgctaaaaattttgaataacaaatattactttatactaattacaataattaaaaatacattatttaaaaactagtaaaaatattaaacatgtgTTGCACATAACCATAAAAACAAGTCTAATGTTCTCCACAAACAAGGAAATATTGCTTCTGTGACGTacttaaaataatatcatttgtCTATATAATTTTTGACACTTgatgattaaataattataaataaaaattaatttcaggATAATTATAATTGTTcactaaatttaattaatatattcattggaattttattttttttgtgaggaagaaattcaattaattacaTCTTTTctattaaacatttttttaaccTCTTCAACTTGGCTTAGAGTTAGACCCGAATTTGGGAGATTACACCGGCCATCAAGATGGCCCAATAAACTATCGGagtttttaaaacatttgtttatcttTGGAAGAAACatagtctatttttagaaaaactcacaaattaaataaaactgaTTAAGTTTAACATTTTTCTTGTAGCGGTGATTTCCTTTGAATACTTAGCTAATTcctaatttatttattactcGAAATTTTTATTATAGTGTAGCAGCGGAAACAAAATATTTGACTTAGTTTCAAATAAGTAAAATCAGAATAGTTTGAAGCTAAATTAATTCTACATCCATGT includes:
- the LOC107949838 gene encoding ruvB-like 2; this translates as MTELKLSESRDLTRIERIGAHSHIRGLGLDSSLEPRDVSEGMVGQAQARKAAGVILQMIKDGKIAGRAILLAGQPGTGKTAIAMGMAKSLGLETPFSMLSGSEIFSLEMSKTEALMQAFRKSIGVRIKEETEIIEGEVVEIQIDRPAVSGAASKTGKLTLKTTDMETVYDLGAKMIEALGKEKVQSGDVIAIDKASGKITKLGRSFSRSRDYDAMGPQTKFVQCPDGELQKRKEVVHSVTLHEIDVINSRTQGFLALFTGDTGEIRAEVREQIDTKVAEWREEGKAEIVPGVLFIDEVHMLDIECFSFLNRALENEMAPILVVATNRGITSIRGTNYKSPHGIPIDLLDRLLIITTQPYSEDEIRKILDIRCQEEDVEMSEDAKQLLTKIGHETSLRYAIHLITASALNCRKRKGMVVEVQDITRVYSLFLDVRRSTQYLMEYQKEYMFNEASIVDGGDADAIHD